In Oscillospiraceae bacterium, the following are encoded in one genomic region:
- a CDS encoding phosphotransferase → MQTITEKETLDEIRHTLKCFGLPHEEISVELIENGHINSTYKVHIIRNGIEKPYIVQAVNTYVFKNPVDMMDNIGKVTAHIKKKLIERGEQNIERKVLHFCSTNEGFYYVHGSQNRFWRAYAFVENSKTYDKVENPQLLFNAGRAFGEFQMMLSDFPMNQLRDTIPDFHNTKKRMAAFFDSVYNDFCGRVKDIQPEIQFFKDRIDVAEKLINLQEKGVIPLRVTHNDTKYNNILMDSETNEALCVIDLDTVMPGLAAYDFGDAIRFAASTAAEDETDLSKVSINLEYFEAFTKGFIGACGRFFTPAEIDTMAWGARIITMELASRFLSDYINGDKYFRIHRPGQNLDRARCQIQLVFDMEQKFDKMCAIVDKYR, encoded by the coding sequence ATGCAGACAATCACCGAAAAAGAGACTCTTGATGAAATCCGTCACACACTCAAATGCTTCGGTCTGCCTCACGAGGAGATTTCCGTAGAGCTGATTGAAAACGGCCATATAAATTCTACATATAAAGTTCATATCATCCGCAACGGTATTGAAAAGCCTTATATTGTTCAGGCAGTCAATACCTATGTATTTAAAAACCCTGTCGATATGATGGATAATATCGGTAAGGTGACCGCACATATCAAAAAAAAGCTGATCGAACGCGGAGAGCAGAATATTGAACGGAAGGTTCTGCATTTTTGCAGCACAAATGAAGGCTTTTACTATGTACATGGCAGCCAAAACCGTTTTTGGCGTGCGTATGCCTTTGTTGAAAACTCAAAAACTTATGACAAGGTTGAAAACCCGCAGCTGTTGTTTAACGCCGGGCGCGCTTTCGGCGAATTTCAGATGATGCTCTCGGATTTTCCCATGAATCAGCTCCGAGATACGATTCCGGATTTTCACAACACAAAGAAACGTATGGCTGCTTTTTTCGACTCCGTATATAACGATTTCTGCGGTCGGGTCAAGGATATTCAACCCGAGATTCAATTTTTCAAGGATAGAATCGATGTCGCCGAAAAGCTGATCAATCTGCAGGAAAAAGGCGTTATCCCTCTTCGCGTCACACACAACGATACTAAATACAACAATATCCTGATGGACAGCGAGACAAATGAAGCTTTATGTGTAATCGATCTCGACACCGTCATGCCAGGGCTCGCCGCGTATGACTTCGGCGATGCCATTCGCTTTGCCGCAAGCACTGCCGCAGAGGACGAAACTGACCTTTCAAAGGTTTCCATCAATCTTGAATATTTTGAAGCATTTACGAAAGGCTTCATCGGAGCCTGCGGGAGATTCTTCACCCCTGCAGAAATAGACACTATGGCGTGGGGAGCGCGCATAATTACAATGGAGCTGGCCTCCAGATTTCTTTCCGACTATATCAACGGGGACAAATATTTCCGCATACACCGCCCCGGCCAGAACCTTGACCGCGCTCGCTGTCAAATTCAGCTTGTTTTTGACATGGAACAGAAATTCGACAAAATGTGCGCCATCGTTGATAAATACAGATAA
- a CDS encoding DegT/DnrJ/EryC1/StrS family aminotransferase — translation MSNCEAKAALAINGGKSAVTAPLAARHHFGQEEKAACNRIIDEAIDAGAAPGYNGPERTALGKEFSELLGGGYAECVNGGTTSVYVALRALDIQPFTEIICGPVTDPGGIMPIVMMNCIPIIADSGKDSFNISLEGIKKVYSPERTSAILVAHIAGEPCDMEAISAFAKEKGIYLIEDCAQSHGAAINGKPVGTFGDTSGFSMMFGKHTCVGGQGGLVFTKCEKLYWKLRQAADRGKPYGTNENENVMASLNFNMDDMHCAIGRVQIKKMFPIAKKRREVINAIMAKLSDVPVVRLAPMPKGAEPSYWFLRLIFDGSKVNVDKNTFCAAVTAEGIGCNTHYAATPYIGKWYTERIVFGNSGYPWAAPEYKGDKEKRYSLADLPNAAKALDDTIIIYPNESWTEQNIEECALAFRKAYEAYKK, via the coding sequence ATGAGTAATTGTGAAGCCAAAGCCGCTCTTGCGATCAATGGCGGCAAAAGTGCCGTTACCGCGCCCCTCGCCGCAAGACATCACTTCGGCCAGGAAGAAAAAGCGGCATGCAACCGTATAATCGACGAAGCTATTGACGCGGGCGCGGCTCCGGGTTATAACGGTCCGGAAAGAACCGCTCTCGGCAAAGAATTTTCCGAGCTTCTCGGCGGCGGATATGCCGAATGTGTAAACGGCGGAACCACTTCCGTTTATGTTGCCCTCCGCGCGCTCGACATTCAGCCCTTTACTGAAATAATCTGCGGACCTGTTACGGATCCGGGCGGAATTATGCCTATCGTGATGATGAACTGCATCCCGATAATAGCAGACAGCGGAAAAGACAGCTTTAATATCAGCCTTGAAGGAATTAAAAAAGTATATTCACCTGAACGCACAAGCGCAATACTTGTCGCACATATAGCCGGTGAGCCCTGCGATATGGAAGCAATCAGCGCGTTTGCAAAGGAAAAAGGTATATACCTCATAGAAGACTGCGCTCAGTCACATGGCGCCGCAATAAACGGCAAACCGGTCGGAACTTTCGGAGACACCTCCGGATTCTCTATGATGTTCGGAAAGCACACCTGTGTCGGCGGACAGGGCGGTCTTGTATTCACCAAATGCGAGAAGCTCTATTGGAAGTTAAGACAGGCTGCTGACCGTGGTAAGCCATATGGCACGAACGAAAATGAAAATGTCATGGCTTCTCTCAACTTCAATATGGACGACATGCACTGCGCTATCGGTCGCGTTCAAATTAAAAAGATGTTTCCGATCGCGAAAAAACGCCGTGAGGTCATTAACGCTATCATGGCCAAGCTCTCTGATGTTCCGGTTGTCCGCCTTGCTCCGATGCCTAAGGGTGCAGAGCCTTCTTATTGGTTCCTCCGCCTTATTTTCGACGGCTCCAAGGTGAACGTTGATAAGAATACCTTCTGCGCTGCTGTTACCGCCGAAGGAATCGGCTGTAACACACATTACGCCGCCACTCCTTATATCGGCAAATGGTATACCGAGCGCATAGTATTCGGCAACAGTGGATATCCGTGGGCCGCTCCCGAGTATAAGGGCGATAAAGAAAAACGTTATTCGCTTGCTGACCTTCCTAACGCAGCGAAGGCTCTCGACGACACGATTATCATATATCCGAACGAATCTTGGACGGAACAGAATATTGAGGAATGCGCTCTTGCTTTCAGAAAAGCATACGAAGCGTATAAGAAATAA